A genomic stretch from Cloacibacterium caeni includes:
- a CDS encoding acyltransferase family protein: MEKRENWVDQARGFAMFLVVYGHNFPVTEKYIYSFHMPLFLIISGFFSPEKPAYTFLQKKFRTIIVPYFFWAIFLFVFWIILGKNFGDSATKNLSITKNFIGIFFSQGGQEYMDWGIPMWFLPNLFLAFLFLFFCKLYFKKKWFFAVLVLTFLGILYSKLSDIPLFWSINIALVSLFFVAIGKQIYITINKTSKKKRIFWMIIFFIINILLFQYKANVKVDMYQSIYGNEILFFANGFFGSLAFLLLFKNFPYFRFLEIIGKFTLVILALQILAMSLIKLFLWKALHISNFQFSEFQKLYFSIIQIIILLPIGFIINQYIPLLNGGSKKI; this comes from the coding sequence ATGGAGAAAAGAGAAAACTGGGTAGATCAGGCAAGAGGTTTTGCAATGTTTTTGGTAGTTTATGGGCATAATTTTCCAGTTACCGAAAAGTATATTTATAGTTTCCATATGCCTCTTTTTCTCATCATTTCTGGCTTTTTTTCCCCAGAGAAACCAGCATATACATTTTTGCAAAAAAAATTCAGAACCATTATAGTTCCTTATTTTTTTTGGGCAATATTTCTTTTTGTCTTTTGGATTATTTTAGGCAAAAATTTCGGAGATAGTGCTACAAAAAATTTATCAATCACAAAAAATTTTATTGGTATATTTTTTTCTCAAGGAGGCCAAGAGTATATGGATTGGGGAATTCCTATGTGGTTTCTTCCTAATCTATTTTTGGCATTTTTGTTTTTGTTTTTTTGCAAATTGTATTTCAAAAAAAAATGGTTTTTTGCCGTTTTAGTATTAACTTTTTTGGGAATTTTGTATTCCAAGTTATCAGATATTCCTTTATTTTGGAGTATAAATATAGCTTTGGTGTCTTTGTTTTTTGTGGCTATTGGAAAACAAATTTATATAACAATCAACAAAACCTCCAAAAAAAAGCGCATTTTTTGGATGATTATTTTCTTTATTATCAATATTTTACTATTCCAGTACAAGGCTAATGTTAAGGTAGATATGTACCAATCTATTTATGGAAACGAAATTTTATTTTTTGCAAATGGTTTTTTTGGAAGTTTAGCCTTTTTACTGCTGTTCAAAAATTTTCCTTATTTTCGGTTTTTAGAAATTATTGGCAAGTTTACCCTTGTTATTCTAGCTTTACAAATTTTGGCGATGTCTTTGATTAAACTTTTTTTATGGAAAGCATTACATATCAGCAATTTTCAATTTTCAGAATTTCAGAAATTATATTTTTCGATTATTCAAATAATCATCTTGTTGCCAATTGGCTTTATTATTAATCAATACATTCCTTTGCTTAATGGAGGCTCAAAAAAAATATAA
- a CDS encoding polyprenyl synthetase family protein: MEFIDRYQEIVAKAIEKHSFKNKPTELYEPMNYIISHGGKRLRPIMVLMANELFGGDIEKAMKPALAIEFFHNFTLIHDDIMDEAPLRRGKPTIHTLHGINIGILSGDALLIKAYQFFEDLEPELFKECIKIFSETGAVLCEGQQMDVNFETMENVTYDDYIEMITNKTGVLSAASFQIGALIAGAKKEDAELLYNFGKHIGIAFQIMDDYLDVFGNVEQFGKKHAGDIYENKKTVLYLLAMEHANEAEKKELDFWYSKKTENVDKIYSVEKIFRRNKVDEKVLRLIQKHNEIGHDFLKKIDAPEEKKKPFMELANYLLRRNS; the protein is encoded by the coding sequence ATGGAATTCATAGACAGATATCAAGAAATAGTTGCCAAAGCAATTGAAAAACACTCCTTCAAAAATAAGCCAACCGAACTTTACGAACCCATGAATTACATCATTTCTCATGGCGGAAAAAGATTAAGACCCATTATGGTTCTTATGGCTAACGAACTTTTTGGTGGAGACATAGAAAAAGCAATGAAACCAGCTCTTGCCATAGAGTTTTTCCATAATTTCACACTCATTCATGATGATATTATGGATGAAGCACCACTCAGAAGAGGAAAACCTACCATTCATACTTTACACGGAATCAATATCGGCATACTTTCCGGGGATGCATTGCTGATAAAAGCTTACCAATTTTTTGAAGATTTAGAACCAGAACTTTTCAAAGAATGTATTAAAATTTTCTCTGAAACAGGTGCTGTTTTATGTGAAGGTCAACAAATGGATGTGAACTTCGAAACCATGGAAAACGTAACCTATGATGATTACATAGAAATGATTACCAATAAGACAGGAGTTCTAAGTGCCGCTTCGTTCCAAATTGGAGCACTCATTGCTGGTGCTAAAAAAGAAGACGCAGAACTTCTTTATAATTTCGGAAAACACATTGGTATTGCGTTCCAAATTATGGATGATTATTTAGATGTTTTTGGGAATGTAGAACAGTTTGGTAAAAAACACGCTGGTGATATTTATGAAAACAAAAAAACCGTGCTTTATCTCCTTGCGATGGAACATGCCAATGAAGCAGAGAAAAAAGAACTCGATTTTTGGTATTCTAAAAAAACTGAAAATGTAGACAAAATCTACAGCGTAGAGAAAATTTTTAGAAGAAATAAAGTAGACGAAAAAGTGCTTAGACTGATTCAAAAACACAACGAAATAGGTCACGATTTCTTAAAAAAAATAGACGCACCAGAAGAAAAGAAAAAACCTTTCATGGAATTGGCTAATTATTTATTAAGAAGAAACTCTTAA
- the obgE gene encoding GTPase ObgE, producing the protein MSNFVDYVKIHCKSGHGGAGSAHLRREKYIPKGGPDGGDGGRGGHVIMRGNAQEWTLLPLRYTRHVKAERGENGGKNQLTGAYGADVYINVPIGTIAKNEEGEIIGEIMEDGQEIIIMKGGMGGLGNEHFKSSTNQTPRYAQPGMPGEEGYVVFELKILADVGLVGFPNAGKSTLLSAVSAAKPKIADYAFTTLTPNLGIVEYRNFKSFVMADIPGIIEGAAEGKGLGHRFLRHIERNSILLFMIPADSEDHYKEYQILLNELEEYNPELIDKDIILSISKSDLLDDELKKEITAEFPEKLKPLFFSGVTQEGLVELKDVIWKKLHG; encoded by the coding sequence ATGAGCAATTTTGTAGATTACGTAAAAATACATTGTAAATCAGGTCACGGTGGTGCTGGTTCTGCGCACCTTCGTAGAGAAAAATATATTCCCAAAGGTGGACCTGATGGTGGCGATGGAGGAAGAGGAGGACATGTTATTATGAGAGGAAATGCTCAGGAATGGACATTGCTTCCGCTTCGTTATACGCGTCATGTAAAGGCAGAACGCGGCGAAAATGGTGGCAAAAACCAATTGACTGGAGCTTATGGAGCAGATGTTTACATTAATGTTCCTATCGGTACAATTGCCAAAAATGAAGAAGGCGAGATTATTGGAGAAATCATGGAAGATGGACAAGAAATCATCATCATGAAAGGAGGAATGGGTGGTCTTGGAAACGAGCATTTCAAATCTTCTACCAATCAAACTCCAAGATATGCACAACCAGGAATGCCTGGTGAAGAAGGTTACGTGGTTTTTGAACTCAAAATTTTAGCAGATGTAGGATTAGTAGGATTTCCAAATGCTGGGAAATCTACACTTTTATCTGCTGTTTCTGCGGCAAAACCAAAAATCGCAGATTACGCTTTTACTACATTGACTCCCAATTTAGGAATTGTAGAATACAGAAATTTCAAGTCTTTTGTAATGGCAGATATTCCCGGAATTATTGAAGGAGCTGCAGAAGGAAAAGGTCTTGGTCATCGATTTTTAAGACATATTGAGCGTAATTCAATCTTGCTTTTTATGATTCCTGCCGATTCTGAAGATCATTACAAAGAATATCAAATTCTACTGAATGAATTAGAAGAATACAATCCAGAATTAATTGATAAAGACATTATTCTTTCTATTTCTAAATCAGATTTGCTAGATGATGAATTGAAAAAAGAAATCACCGCAGAGTTTCCAGAAAAACTGAAACCGCTATTCTTTTCAGGAGTTACTCAAGAAGGTTTAGTAGAACTGAAAGACGTTATCTGGAAAAAATTACACGGATAA
- a CDS encoding TatD family hydrolase has translation MIDTHTHLYSEEFDEDRTEMIKRAINKGVTEFYLPAIDSESHEKMLQLEAEFPNQIFAMMGLHPCYVKPETWEKELEIVENYLNQRTFPAIGEIGIDLHWDKTTLDIQVKAFEKQIDWAIERDLPIVIHTRESFDETFEVLERKKHPKLRGIFHCFSGNLEQAKHAIDLGFVLGIGGVVTFKNGKIDQFLHEIPLEKIVLETDSPYLAPVPHRGKRNESSYLDLVVGKLVNIYNKDFAEIDRITTENAMKIFV, from the coding sequence ATGATTGACACACATACACACTTATATTCAGAAGAATTTGATGAAGACAGAACAGAAATGATAAAACGCGCCATTAATAAGGGCGTAACAGAGTTTTACCTTCCTGCCATTGATTCAGAATCTCATGAAAAAATGCTTCAATTAGAAGCAGAATTTCCCAATCAAATTTTCGCAATGATGGGGCTGCATCCTTGTTATGTAAAACCAGAAACTTGGGAAAAAGAATTAGAAATTGTAGAAAATTATTTGAACCAGAGAACATTTCCTGCCATTGGTGAAATCGGAATTGATTTGCATTGGGATAAAACAACTTTGGATATTCAGGTAAAAGCCTTTGAAAAACAAATTGATTGGGCAATTGAAAGAGATTTGCCGATTGTAATTCACACGCGTGAAAGTTTTGATGAAACTTTTGAAGTGCTGGAACGCAAAAAGCACCCGAAACTTCGCGGTATTTTCCACTGCTTCTCCGGAAATTTGGAACAGGCAAAACATGCCATTGATTTAGGCTTTGTTCTTGGAATTGGTGGAGTAGTCACTTTTAAAAATGGTAAAATAGACCAATTTTTACATGAAATTCCTTTAGAAAAAATTGTTCTGGAAACAGATTCTCCATACTTGGCACCAGTTCCGCATCGTGGAAAAAGAAATGAAAGTTCTTACCTGGATTTGGTCGTTGGAAAACTCGTCAATATTTACAATAAAGATTTTGCAGAAATTGATAGAATTACTACAGAAAATGCAATGAAAATATTTGTGTAA
- a CDS encoding adenylate kinase, which yields MINIVLFGPPGSGKGTQAQNLIEKFNLKQISTGDLFRFNMKNDTELGKLAKYYIDKGELVPDQVTINMLVDELKKPTEANGFIFDGFPRTSYQTEVLDQIVKEQLHSEISVCLSLIVEDEILVQRLVKRGETSGRVDDSEEGIIRHRIEEYYAKTAEVAELYKQQGKYVEISGVGEISEISEKLFAEVEKIK from the coding sequence ATGATAAACATCGTTCTATTCGGTCCTCCAGGAAGTGGTAAAGGAACCCAAGCACAAAACCTAATTGAAAAATTTAACCTTAAGCAAATTTCTACAGGAGATTTGTTCCGTTTTAACATGAAAAATGATACGGAATTAGGAAAATTGGCTAAATACTATATTGACAAAGGAGAATTGGTTCCAGACCAAGTAACCATTAATATGTTAGTAGATGAGCTTAAAAAACCTACAGAAGCTAATGGTTTCATTTTCGATGGTTTCCCAAGAACTTCTTACCAAACTGAAGTTTTAGACCAAATTGTAAAAGAACAATTACATTCAGAAATTTCTGTATGCCTTTCACTTATTGTAGAAGACGAAATCTTAGTGCAAAGATTAGTAAAAAGAGGTGAAACTTCTGGCAGAGTAGATGATAGTGAAGAAGGCATCATCAGACACAGAATAGAAGAATATTATGCTAAAACTGCTGAAGTAGCAGAACTGTATAAACAACAAGGCAAATATGTAGAAATTAGTGGAGTAGGAGAAATCTCTGAAATTTCTGAAAAACTTTTTGCCGAAGTAGAAAAAATAAAATAA
- a CDS encoding GSCFA domain-containing protein, which yields MKFRTEVNIPISEKKILLTDSIFSVGSCFAAEMSQLLKNGQIQTLCNPFGTIFNPFSLNIAIQNLHDCKKYKEEDLILYNQEYISLNHHTSFNSFYAHKTLERINQNIETGNQFLQKTNWVIITYGTSFIYEFLPKNQLVANCHKIPQKFFNKRLLTDEELKNSITETIENLKDICENDVQILFTVSPVRHTKDGMTENQLSKSKLICALHETLPHFENCHYLPIYEIMMDDLRDYRFYKEDLIHPNNQAIQYIWEKFCNAYFSEEVKDFITENYKIKAALEHRPNDEKSPKYLEFLEKLKEKIVFQQAKVKHKIF from the coding sequence ATGAAATTCAGAACAGAAGTTAATATTCCTATTTCTGAAAAGAAAATCCTTTTAACCGACAGCATTTTTTCTGTCGGTTCTTGCTTTGCTGCAGAAATGTCTCAACTGCTCAAAAACGGACAAATACAGACACTTTGCAATCCTTTTGGAACGATTTTTAACCCATTTTCGTTGAATATCGCCATCCAAAATCTACACGATTGCAAAAAGTACAAAGAAGAAGATTTAATTCTTTATAATCAAGAGTACATTTCGCTGAACCACCACACTTCTTTCAACAGTTTTTATGCACATAAAACCCTAGAAAGAATCAATCAAAACATAGAAACAGGAAATCAATTTCTACAAAAAACCAATTGGGTGATTATCACCTACGGAACTTCATTTATCTATGAATTCTTGCCTAAAAATCAATTGGTTGCCAATTGTCATAAAATTCCGCAAAAGTTTTTCAACAAAAGACTTTTAACAGATGAAGAATTGAAAAATTCCATCACAGAAACCATAGAAAATCTAAAAGATATTTGCGAAAATGACGTTCAGATTCTATTTACGGTTTCACCAGTTCGTCATACCAAAGATGGAATGACCGAAAATCAATTGAGTAAATCTAAGCTGATTTGTGCACTTCATGAAACACTTCCCCATTTCGAAAACTGTCATTATTTACCGATTTACGAAATCATGATGGACGATTTGCGTGATTACAGGTTTTACAAAGAAGACTTAATTCATCCTAATAATCAAGCGATACAGTATATTTGGGAAAAATTCTGCAATGCTTATTTTTCAGAAGAAGTAAAAGATTTCATTACTGAAAACTACAAAATAAAAGCAGCTTTAGAACACAGACCGAATGATGAAAAATCTCCAAAATATTTGGAATTTTTAGAAAAATTGAAAGAAAAAATAGTTTTTCAACAAGCGAAAGTAAAGCATAAGATTTTCTAA
- a CDS encoding SIMPL domain-containing protein (The SIMPL domain is named for its presence in mouse protein SIMPL (signalling molecule that associates with mouse pelle-like kinase). Bacterial member BP26, from Brucella, was shown to assemble into a channel-like structure, while YggE from E. coli has been associated with resistance to oxidative stress.), which yields MKNLMTIIALFIVSFVFSQTKNFIDQPYLETSAEADTLVIPDRIYLKITISENDTKNKKSVEELENIMVQKLKNLGIDTNKQLLMNDLGSSYKKYVLKTTDVMKTKSYDLLVFDGLTAGKVIQELENEDISNIQLLKTQHSQEEKILADLKRRAIIKAKKNANNIANAIGQKVGNAIFIKTLEIPQANNQLMIRGINTLGYSNKTQQEFEPADLNFRKIGFSASLSVTFKLE from the coding sequence ATGAAAAATTTAATGACCATCATCGCTTTATTTATTGTTTCGTTTGTGTTTTCTCAAACTAAAAATTTCATAGATCAACCTTATTTAGAAACTTCTGCAGAAGCGGATACTTTAGTAATTCCTGATAGAATTTATCTTAAAATTACTATTTCTGAAAACGATACTAAAAATAAAAAGTCTGTTGAAGAACTAGAAAACATCATGGTTCAAAAACTTAAAAATTTAGGAATCGACACCAATAAACAATTGTTAATGAATGACTTAGGAAGCAGTTATAAAAAATATGTTTTGAAAACTACTGATGTAATGAAAACCAAATCTTATGATTTATTAGTTTTTGATGGATTAACAGCAGGTAAAGTAATTCAAGAACTTGAAAATGAAGATATTTCTAACATACAACTTCTTAAAACTCAACATTCTCAAGAGGAAAAAATTTTAGCTGACCTCAAAAGAAGAGCGATTATTAAAGCAAAGAAAAATGCTAATAATATCGCCAATGCAATTGGACAAAAAGTGGGTAATGCCATTTTTATCAAAACTTTAGAAATACCTCAAGCAAATAATCAATTAATGATAAGAGGCATAAATACTTTAGGCTATAGTAATAAAACACAACAAGAATTTGAACCTGCTGATTTGAATTTCAGAAAAATAGGATTTTCAGCAAGTTTATCTGTAACTTTTAAATTAGAATAA
- a CDS encoding GNAT family N-acetyltransferase, whose protein sequence is MKIRKINIDDLETLRNLSIQTFKETFEEVNTEEDMQKYLDENLSIEKLKTELENVNSEFYFAENNDEILGYLKLNFKDAQTEKLEENHFEIERIYVLKAFLGQKIGQILFDKAIEIGREKNLEYVWLGVWEENHRAIKFYEKNGFKIFGKHDFTLGEDVQTDLLMKMKI, encoded by the coding sequence ATGAAAATCAGAAAAATCAATATTGACGATTTAGAAACGCTTAGAAATCTCAGTATTCAAACCTTCAAGGAAACCTTTGAAGAAGTGAATACAGAAGAAGATATGCAAAAATATCTTGATGAAAATCTGAGCATTGAAAAGCTAAAAACTGAACTCGAAAATGTAAATTCTGAGTTTTATTTCGCTGAAAACAATGATGAAATTTTGGGTTACTTAAAACTGAATTTCAAAGATGCTCAAACCGAAAAATTAGAAGAAAACCACTTCGAAATTGAAAGAATTTATGTTTTAAAAGCGTTTTTAGGTCAAAAAATCGGACAAATTCTCTTTGACAAAGCCATAGAAATCGGAAGAGAAAAGAATTTAGAATATGTTTGGCTTGGTGTTTGGGAAGAAAATCACAGAGCTATAAAATTTTACGAAAAAAATGGTTTTAAAATCTTCGGAAAACATGATTTCACTCTCGGCGAAGATGTACAGACTGATTTATTGATGAAAATGAAAATATAA
- a CDS encoding phosphoethanolamine transferase, with the protein MNIIFLIFITFSTFYHIPLSGLQDRFSYLGLLVFLQFTIFGFLYFLSLNRLIFYLFFPILFLIGSISSFFVYTQDIVINEGVVRATLETKSDVVSDLISLPFIVYLVVLFVFIFFILKKYQSLENNFLKSPITIFATLSLIIFVVVSYKKPSIFSNRLPYNVYYGIKEYYKKPDLEFLKINNSVISKSDTLQVVFVIGESLRADHLPMNGYYRNTMPYLSTRKNVFSLKKVYTNKTYTAISVPQILTNQSITDSVGHKFYSLIDVLNSAKINTYWIGNQTPEISYLPFIKFSKFRKLIDPYHSEFSFHKKLDDHMLKPFYKYFSKQEKQFITLHMMGSHWYYENRYSENFRKFKPTIHSKYVKANSNQEMINSYDNTILFLDYFLENIIRNIEKQNTNTLLIYLSDHGEALGENGNWLHAQESESIKNPAAIIWFSEKFYQNNKEKALKIASIENKKMTTDFLYHTVLGLFDVKGVAIDPKENIFKK; encoded by the coding sequence ATGAACATCATTTTTTTGATTTTCATTACATTTTCTACGTTTTATCACATTCCGCTGAGTGGTTTACAAGATCGGTTCAGTTATTTAGGATTACTTGTCTTTCTTCAATTTACAATATTTGGATTTTTGTACTTTCTTAGCTTAAACCGATTGATTTTTTATCTTTTTTTTCCAATATTGTTTTTGATTGGTAGTATTTCTTCTTTTTTTGTTTATACGCAAGATATTGTTATCAACGAGGGCGTTGTGAGAGCTACTCTAGAAACAAAATCAGATGTAGTTTCGGATTTAATAAGTTTACCTTTTATTGTTTACTTAGTGGTTCTTTTTGTATTTATTTTTTTTATTCTAAAAAAATACCAATCACTAGAAAACAACTTTTTAAAATCGCCAATTACGATTTTTGCAACATTATCATTAATCATATTTGTTGTTGTAAGTTACAAAAAACCTTCTATTTTTTCTAATAGGCTACCTTACAATGTTTATTATGGTATAAAAGAATACTACAAAAAACCAGATTTAGAATTTTTGAAAATTAATAATTCAGTCATTTCAAAATCTGATACTTTGCAAGTTGTTTTTGTTATTGGAGAAAGTTTACGTGCAGACCATTTGCCAATGAATGGCTATTACCGAAATACAATGCCTTACTTATCAACAAGAAAAAATGTTTTTTCTCTTAAAAAAGTTTATACCAACAAAACATACACCGCTATCAGCGTCCCACAAATCCTTACTAACCAATCTATTACAGATTCAGTTGGTCATAAATTTTATTCTTTGATTGATGTTTTGAATTCTGCAAAAATAAATACATATTGGATAGGAAATCAAACACCAGAAATAAGTTATTTGCCATTTATAAAATTTTCAAAATTTCGGAAACTTATAGACCCTTATCATTCAGAATTTAGTTTTCACAAGAAATTAGATGATCATATGTTAAAGCCTTTTTATAAATATTTTTCTAAACAAGAGAAGCAATTTATAACACTTCACATGATGGGTAGTCATTGGTATTATGAGAATAGATATAGCGAAAATTTTAGAAAGTTTAAACCTACAATTCACAGCAAATATGTAAAGGCAAATTCTAATCAGGAGATGATCAATTCTTATGATAATACCATTTTGTTTTTGGATTATTTTTTAGAAAATATCATTAGAAATATTGAAAAGCAAAATACAAACACGCTACTTATTTATCTTTCGGATCACGGAGAAGCTTTGGGAGAAAACGGAAATTGGCTACACGCACAAGAATCTGAAAGCATCAAAAATCCTGCAGCTATCATTTGGTTTTCGGAGAAATTTTATCAAAACAATAAAGAAAAAGCTCTAAAAATTGCTTCTATTGAAAATAAAAAAATGACTACAGATTTTTTGTATCACACGGTTTTAGGTTTATTTGATGTAAAAGGAGTTGCAATAGACCCCAAAGAAAATATTTTTAAAAAATAG
- a CDS encoding DEAD/DEAH box helicase, whose translation MLFTDLQLIKPILDALIQEGYEKPTPIQSQAIPHLLEGKDLLGTAQTGTGKTAAFAIPILQNLYHKNTKNHQIKALILTPTRELAIQIEESFKAYGRHLPLKTLVIFGGVKQGAQEQALKKGVDILVATPGRLLDFINQGIISLKNLEIFVLDEADRMLDMGFVHDVKRVVKLLPPKRQTLFFSATFPKEIQELANSMLRNPVKVEVAPVSSTADTINQSIYFVEKDDKLDLLTHILQDEKLDQVLVFARTKHGSDKIARKLHKDNISAEAIHGNKSQNARQTALSNFKNKKTRVLVATDIAARGIDIDDLKYVINFELSDVSETYVHRIGRTGRAGAEGTSISFVDGLDLVNLRNTEKLIGKKIPVVKNHPFHPEKLVEQKRDSNNKPFVPKPKPQKKEDINFKKPKKKVFYRKK comes from the coding sequence TTGTTATTTACAGATTTACAATTGATTAAGCCCATCCTTGATGCGCTTATCCAAGAAGGTTATGAAAAACCAACACCTATTCAATCACAAGCGATTCCACATTTATTAGAAGGCAAAGACTTACTAGGAACTGCTCAAACAGGAACCGGAAAAACTGCAGCTTTTGCCATTCCTATTTTGCAAAATCTTTATCATAAAAACACCAAAAACCATCAAATTAAGGCTTTAATTCTTACGCCAACCAGAGAATTAGCGATTCAAATTGAAGAAAGCTTCAAAGCTTACGGAAGACATTTGCCACTGAAAACTTTGGTAATATTTGGAGGCGTAAAACAAGGCGCTCAAGAACAAGCTCTGAAAAAAGGGGTTGATATTTTAGTAGCCACTCCAGGAAGATTACTCGATTTTATCAATCAAGGTATTATTTCGCTCAAAAATTTAGAAATTTTTGTTTTGGATGAAGCAGATAGAATGCTCGATATGGGTTTTGTTCACGATGTGAAAAGAGTAGTGAAGTTGCTTCCGCCGAAAAGACAAACTTTATTTTTCTCAGCGACTTTTCCTAAAGAAATTCAAGAATTGGCGAATTCTATGCTCAGAAATCCTGTAAAAGTAGAAGTTGCTCCTGTTTCTTCAACTGCTGACACGATTAATCAATCGATTTATTTTGTAGAAAAAGACGATAAATTAGATTTACTGACACACATTCTTCAAGACGAAAAGTTAGACCAAGTATTGGTTTTTGCCAGAACAAAACACGGTTCTGATAAAATCGCTAGAAAACTTCATAAAGATAATATTTCAGCAGAAGCGATTCACGGAAATAAATCTCAAAATGCCAGACAAACCGCGCTGAGTAATTTCAAAAATAAGAAAACAAGAGTTTTGGTGGCAACAGATATTGCAGCAAGAGGAATTGATATTGACGATTTAAAATATGTGATTAATTTTGAGCTTTCAGACGTTTCTGAAACTTACGTTCACCGAATTGGTAGAACGGGAAGAGCGGGAGCAGAAGGTACTTCTATTTCGTTTGTAGATGGTCTTGATTTAGTGAACTTGAGAAATACCGAAAAACTCATCGGGAAGAAAATTCCTGTAGTAAAAAATCATCCTTTTCATCCTGAAAAATTAGTTGAGCAAAAAAGAGATTCTAACAATAAACCTTTTGTTCCTAAACCAAAGCCTCAGAAAAAAGAAGACATCAATTTTAAAAAACCGAAAAAGAAAGTTTTTTATAGAAAGAAATAA
- a CDS encoding IS3 family transposase (programmed frameshift): MENREKTVEKRTQQDYTMAFKLGIVSRVEKGEFTYKQAQQHYGIQGRSTVLVWLRKYGNLDWSKPTIHTMLQSKETPAEKIKRLEKELADEKLKTKVLNMMIDISDKQYGTQIRKKFYAQTVRQLQEKGLSLSKICRLFGISRQAIYQQRQRLCVREKELEKVKQFVEEIRLEQPRIGTRKLYYLLKNKFKLEKIKIGRDALFNYLRRENLLIYPKKRYTRTTFSKHWLRKHPNLLKTTCLKRKEQVFVSDITYIKTKTNVCYLSLVTDAYSRKIMGYELSENMNAENVVKALKMAVKNRTTHLPLIHHSDRGLQYCSEVYQKVLVENKIKPSMTDGYDCYQNALAERINGILKQEFLIYKCKNIQDLKQMVKESIYIYNNKRPHLSLKMKTPETIHKKSGKSISSGLVF; the protein is encoded by the exons ATGGAAAATCGAGAGAAGACAGTAGAAAAGCGTACACAACAAGATTACACAATGGCTTTTAAATTAGGTATTGTAAGCCGTGTAGAAAAGGGCGAATTCACTTACAAACAGGCACAACAACATTACGGTATCCAAGGTAGAAGCACCGTTTTGGTTTGGCTCAGAAAATATGGTAATTTAGATTGGAGCAAACCCACCATTCATACCATGTTACAATCCAAAGAAACACCCGCCGAAAAGATTAAAAGATTAGAGAAAGAATTAGCTGATGAGAAACTGAAAACCAAAGTTCTCAATATGATGATTGATATCTCCGACAAGCAATACGGCACACAGATCCGAAAAAAGT TTTACGCCCAAACAGTCAGACAACTCCAAGAAAAAGGATTGAGTTTATCCAAAATCTGCAGATTGTTTGGGATAAGCAGACAAGCCATTTACCAGCAGCGCCAAAGATTATGTGTTCGGGAAAAAGAATTGGAGAAAGTTAAACAATTCGTTGAGGAGATTCGTTTAGAACAGCCCAGAATAGGAACAAGAAAACTTTATTATTTGCTTAAAAATAAGTTCAAGCTTGAAAAGATAAAAATAGGCAGAGATGCGCTGTTCAATTATTTACGAAGAGAAAACCTGCTTATTTATCCTAAGAAAAGATATACAAGAACAACTTTCTCCAAACACTGGCTCAGAAAACACCCCAACCTTTTGAAAACGACTTGCCTAAAAAGAAAAGAACAGGTATTTGTAAGCGATATCACTTATATAAAAACCAAAACGAATGTCTGTTATTTATCTTTGGTTACGGATGCTTACAGCAGAAAAATAATGGGTTACGAATTAAGTGAAAATATGAATGCTGAAAATGTAGTCAAAGCTCTGAAAATGGCCGTTAAAAACAGAACAACACATCTTCCGCTTATTCATCACTCAGACAGGGGATTGCAATATTGCTCAGAAGTGTATCAGAAAGTACTTGTTGAAAACAAAATAAAACCCTCAATGACAGATGGCTATGATTGTTATCAAAATGCTTTGGCAGAAAGAATAAACGGAATATTGAAGCAGGAATTTTTAATTTATAAATGCAAAAACATTCAGGATTTAAAACAAATGGTTAAAGAAAGTATTTATATTTACAACAACAAAAGACCACATCTTAGTCTGAAGATGAAAACCCCGGAAACAATCCACAAAAAATCCGGAAAATCAATATCTTCCGGATTGGTATTTTAA